The following proteins are co-located in the Orenia marismortui DSM 5156 genome:
- a CDS encoding baseplate J/gp47 family protein produces the protein MADEEYGVVQEGFKRKTREDIENDMKNTARNLFGDDINLKENSPLGLLITLISYALALVWKALAGVYNSAFLDTAVGKSLDYVGQYIGVKRKPAAKAVGEALFTGQADEVIPNGFRISTDTDPKIIYETTRSGIIEQDGTITLPIKAVEAGEDYEVVQNQLTEFINPSPFVYEVTNNEPTYGGQDRESDYEFRQRYKESITLSGASTIDAIRSAIYEVAGVRSVYIRENHTMDIMDGLPPKSIEAVVLGGAEASIGKAILDSKAAGIETAGAYTVDVQDNAGNNRSISFSRPTSVPIYVDVSLNISPVYPVDGDIQVERAIIKYIGGTDRDGNTHPGTNVGEKVIHSRIIGEIYKIAGIDDATVTIGTSDNPIGIANIDIAGNSVAETDTAKVDVIHQ, from the coding sequence GTGGCTGATGAAGAGTATGGAGTGGTCCAAGAGGGATTTAAAAGAAAGACCAGGGAAGATATAGAGAATGATATGAAAAATACAGCTCGTAATCTTTTTGGTGATGATATTAACTTAAAGGAAAACTCACCATTAGGATTATTGATTACCCTTATTTCTTATGCTTTAGCTTTAGTATGGAAGGCATTAGCAGGAGTTTATAATTCAGCTTTTTTAGATACTGCAGTAGGTAAGAGTCTTGATTATGTTGGCCAGTATATTGGGGTTAAAAGAAAACCTGCAGCTAAAGCAGTAGGAGAAGCTCTTTTTACTGGTCAAGCTGATGAAGTTATACCTAATGGATTTAGAATCTCAACTGATACAGATCCTAAAATTATCTATGAGACTACCAGGAGTGGAATCATAGAGCAGGATGGGACTATTACTCTTCCAATTAAAGCTGTAGAAGCTGGAGAAGATTATGAGGTTGTTCAGAATCAATTAACTGAATTTATAAATCCATCTCCTTTTGTATATGAGGTAACTAATAATGAGCCTACTTATGGTGGCCAAGATAGAGAGAGTGATTATGAGTTTAGGCAGAGATATAAAGAATCTATTACTTTAAGTGGTGCATCTACTATAGATGCTATTCGCTCAGCTATATATGAGGTGGCAGGAGTTAGATCTGTTTATATTCGTGAAAATCATACTATGGATATAATGGATGGATTACCTCCAAAATCGATAGAAGCAGTTGTTTTGGGTGGAGCTGAAGCAAGTATTGGTAAAGCAATTTTAGATTCTAAAGCAGCTGGAATAGAGACTGCTGGAGCATATACTGTAGATGTTCAAGACAATGCAGGTAATAATAGATCTATTTCCTTTAGCAGACCAACATCAGTTCCTATCTATGTTGATGTAAGCTTAAATATTAGTCCAGTTTATCCAGTAGATGGTGATATTCAAGTTGAGAGAGCTATTATTAAATATATTGGTGGTACTGATAGAGATGGCAATACTCATCCTGGTACTAATGTAGGGGAGAAGGTTATTCATTCTCGTATAATTGGTGAAATCTATAAGATAGCTGGTATTGATGATGCTACTGTTACTATTGGAACTAGTGATAATCCTATAGGCATAGCTAATATTGATATAGCTGGTAATAGTGTAGCTGAGACTGATACTGCTAAAGTGGATGTGATTCATCAATGA